In Glycine max cultivar Williams 82 chromosome 15, Glycine_max_v4.0, whole genome shotgun sequence, the DNA window GGGTAGAATATAGTACtaatgtaatttaaattttattatgcaGATTGACTtggtgagaaagaaaaaaaaaagaaaaaataggtcACAAGTTCCAATTTCTCACtaactaacaaaaactaacatctTGTTTGTCGatcaaaaaactataaattttaatgcATTAAGTTTCAGAACTACACcagtatattaaaataataaaacacatTCAAGAAAGGAGACCCAACACAGCACCCACACAAACTCGCAGACAAAAGAACACTGCAGGAATACACAGTAGGATATCATATTCTTGTCTTCAAACAGCGACCTAAATCCTCTTTCACGGGACCAAAAGTTGAACCCTGATCCACACGAGCTTTTCCCTTTCGCCTCCAAAATTTTCTTCATTCGCTCGCAcccaaacaaatcaaatcattCGCTCGTCGAGACTGTGCAATCAAATCAAACGATCAAGAAAGCTCTCAACAGCCGCTCCTCCTCCCGTGACTCTCACTTGCGTGAGATAAACGCCGAAATCCAACAATAAAATCAACCAATGAATCCATGATCACCGCCTCATAGCGAGGAACCCAGGGACCGGAACGGAACTCGGATCGGGACCCAACCGGTTCGTGGATCCCAAAACCAAATCGAAACCTTCGTCGTCGCCGCCGCGGGTCTCGGCGCTGAGCGTCTCGCCTCTCTTGAGGATCTTGACATGGCCCATGACGAGGTTCGCGCTGGGGCCTTTCACCACCATGCCGGAGCGGTCGCCGTCGTGGAGCCTCCGCCGGCGAGTCTGGTAAGGGTTGGGGCTAGGGTTAGGGTTTCTTTGTGATCTGATGGAAGATGGAGTTGGGGACAAGGCATCGTGGTGGCCTTGAAGACAATCGTGGGAGCGGAGAAGAGAGGTTCCCATTAGAAGGAAACCAAGTTGAAACTTCgataaagaaacaaagaaacagaGTTTGATGTTACAGGGAGTGATGCATTACGGTGGGAACGGTATATATAAACTTATAAAGGCAGGGTTTCTTATTGGTACTTCCGTTGTTACCATTTATAAGAtatagttttgaaaatttttatttctttttataagtttttattttaatttcttgtttgttaattatttttgtaactaaaatatgttaagttgtatatttttttcttttatatagaaatggaagaagtgggatatgttttaaataaagttaagaataaactttaaaaaaaatattgtaatctatagataaatttaatgttaatattaaattaactaattttttaaataaatattctatTTGGACTCATATACAAGTAAAAATGTGATTTTGTAGGTTGAACTTAAGTATAagtaaatttaactaattttatcatatttaataatatcatttctaaaacatctttcatttaattataattctatttttaataacttatttttatttatgttagcAAGTTTCAATTAATGgcattttagaaataattttatttttttatttgagattagaaaaattaaatgttgttaactaaattttttaattaatgtgaaattagttattttgtttataGGAGTCTAAGGGagtataaattaatcaattatatcttataattaaggATGAAATGAGTATATTATAGATTTATAGACCACATGATTGGTGTAGATATGATAGATCACAtgactttctttttttcattttgaggtTGAGTCACATGTGAGTActaggactttttttttattttcttgttttcctaatgtttgtttaagggaaaaaaatcttaaaaaggtttaattgtacttttttcctataatttttttttacatttagtcCTTGACAAAAATATTACTAACGATGACTGATGTGGCTAATAGTTGCTAACGTCAACAAGTGTTGCATAAGAGCATATAATAATGTTAGCAATTGACATTTTAGAAAAAATCTCATGCCACAGGAGCCACACTAGCAGGggctaaataaaaatattataaggattaaaaataaataatttatggagattaatatatatatatatatatatatatatatatatatatatatatatattaatgttgcATAACCGAGGGATAGACATCAGAGAAATTTAAACCAATGGAACTCGAGTAATCACATAAGTGAACTTGATACCACACTCTAATCCAAAACCTTAAGCATTAGGTTTATGGTCTTATCATGGTACTCAAACTTCTTATTCCTACCCAAGGTAGAACTTTACCTCACACTTATATTCCCCTCCTTCGAGCGGAAGCCATTTTCATTCCATGAGTATCTAATGTTGGCCCTTAGAGCTTAATCGTGGTTATACATTTAAATAGTAAAAACTAGTATTTTAATTGAGACTAGAACTCATAgggaagaaaatatatttatgaatggaacaacaaacaaaagtatttGGTCGCCTAGCCATTATTGTCAACATGCTCTAATATCTTGTATTGTCGCTACATCTGCGGGACCCACTGTCTTACCTCCATACATGAACTCACTCATCAAGAAAAATTTCGATACAAGGGATCCCAATGTCCATTCATCCATTGCCACCATCTTACTCGTCTAAGTCGGTCACCACGTCGAACCCTCGACTCTTATACCAATTGTTGAGGGGGGTGAATACCATGAAGATTTACATCAATGGGCCATGTGCAATCATATAAGTGAACCAACACCATTTTTTAATCCAAAACCTTAAGTCTTAGGTTTATTGGTCttatcctcacttatatggtggctctgataccaattgttgtgaaatcGAGGGGGTAGACATCAGGGAAATTTAAGACAATGAGACTCAAGCAATCACATAAGTGAACttgacaccacactttaaccTAGCTAAATTCTTAAGGCTCAGGTTTGTGGGTCTTATCATGGTGCTCAAAGTTATCATTCCTACCTGATGTAGGATTTTACCTCACACTTGTATTCCAACAATTAAAATACTGACATATTTGcaagatgaaaaatattaaatattatttacttactgcaattaaatattaatataaataaatatctaaacatgttataacatatttttaaaattacaaaagttCAACAATATTCTATTTTCTTGTTATAGGTTAATTTTTATGGCCTAATTTGTGTTGTTGGAAGTTTTGGCTTATTTTAGAAGATTTTACATGAGCACAAGTCAGGACACTTTCTATAAAACATGTTGAGTCATATAGAGATAAGgagaaactaatttgaaggtttGACATTTCCTAATTAAAAGCCAAAAAACTTACATGACTTACCCTATTTGAAGGCTTTATGATGGTGACACCATGATTTATTGTTTCTCCAAATTTGAAGGTtgatcaattttctttaatgtGCTTATCATGAACAAGGTGGAAGAATGCAAGGTTCTAAATGACATGaagcaataaaaaattacttgaaagaaACTTAGTCATTTATCCATAGTAAATTTCTTGTATTTGCATATCATTTTGGTGTCTCAGTCTCTTCAAATTTCTTTATGATAAGTTTATGAATTTTCTTAGTACAAATTATCCCCACAGAAAAAACCTAAAAAGAAACCCTAAGTCCACATGTTTCAAAATCACACAAGGTTGAAAAGTAAACAAAGCATTGAAACATCAAACAATCCCATAGCaagaaccaaaaaaagaaacccCAACCTTACATAACTCTTTGGCATAATACGGTAATAGAAGGATAAACGACTCTTTCAACTAAAATattgactttttttctttctaaagtaAGTGTtaatgaatttttcacaaaaatctGACAAAGTCTCCTCTATTTGTCGGACTTTACCACAACTGATGTATTGTTGGAGTGAGTCTTATTGGCCAATCTATTTTGGCTACATTtgtatcatgattttggtttatatattttttatacacttGAGGCATGTCACGCCTTATGGTTATATTTGTACCATAATGTTGCAAGTTTGGATCCCAAATCCAAAGTTTTAGGAGACGAGTTCCTCTTTGAAATAACTAGCCTCTTATTGGGCCTCTAGACATGCCTAATACTCATATTCAGGAATGGAGATAGCCAAAGCATCACCATTTAAGCAAGGAACAAGCAACTGACTCAAATGAATATTTATACTGGATAgactgatgtgtcatcattttctcatatttcttaaccctttttgtcaccattttaattactgattagccttaattgtcaaattaattatgcagttttatcatttgggcctattggattaattttgtgttttaaatttaatttcaggagaattataagcaattgggcttgaatccagaattgggcttgggcttgaatctagaattgggtttggacttgaagagagcataaaattttattctaccaaattttatcttatctagatattatttagatttgatctcatctagatattatttcatctagatcttatcttatcttatcttatctagattttattttatttatgggcttggatttaaaacagatttgtaaactttggggctgaaaactatataacaacaccaaggttctagttttggtcctcttctctctcttctcttctctctctcctttcctctctctctttttcgttttagttttagagtgctactctcaattcgttttagtttctttttcgttttggagaataattctagttttcttcgtttctactacaatttcgttttctattgattaatggaaggctaagtctccagcgttgttttatCATGAAGATCAAGcatagttctctttgaggttctgttATTACTATTAAGTTTTTCcttttcaccaattactctgtatctgttgctattaattcatgcatgcttagtgcttgattaattgtctctgcgcttaatttacattcatgcttaatgatcattcatgattaattggtctatgtgttgcttaatcacataatgaatgccttatgttaaatttcgcttagtaatttaatttatggttggattaagtggttgaactgataaaggataaattctcgcaacctaggataagagacttgcttgtgaatcaaggggaagcaacgtgttttaattctgatattttctaattcaattttactcgctgtttaatttacaaagacaaacaacccccccaattcattactgttttattactatttgttatgaacgtttggttgaccattgctcgttgggagacgacctaggatcaattcctagatactgcatttttaatgtttatttgattcggataCAACCTCGATCATAAACCCATTATTAGAAGGTTTCATAATAGATATGTAAGTGTCATAAGCCCTTTTATGGTAACCATAAAGTGATAGTAGTCCTTTGACTTGAAGTCACTATAATTCTTTCATGTAGGAGTTGTAGGCTTTAATGCTATAAAAATCATTGTAACAAGGGATCATAAAGGTAGTACTTTGGGCCTATAATGAATGATGTTTAGGGATGTGAATGATGTAGATAGGATTCATTCCTTCTACATAGCATGAGTTATGTCTCTAGACCTCTCGATAGAGTGAGACGCGCTATATGCATGGCCACATGGAAATGGATTAGTATGAGATATTGGTCCTATTTGTGTTTACATGTCAAGTTGGGTATCAAGGAATCGATGATTAGACTTAATGAGGATGATACATCTTATGCCTCATGTTCAATTAAGACATTTGGACAAAGGGACAAATGTTATGTAGTGGATGTGGTTGCGATTAGGTTGCAATCATATCACTAATTTTACCATAGGCTGGGTAGCAATGATGCATTGTTAGATGTTAATcattatctatatatttaatgttataaagataatatttgatattattgaCAATTTAGTGGGAACCTGTCTAGTGGGAACATGTAAGGTCACACACACAAAGTAAATATTggagtaattaattaaattgagtcaaagattaattaattaaatatgacttgattaattaataaaaatatttgattagataagatcaaataatattttaattgatcaaatattatttgattaattgataagaaataaattattagatatgatcTAATCAATATCTTAATTGATCAAAtacaatttgatttgattagaAGATAAATAATTGACTGATAGAAtattagattggatttgatcCAATCAAATATTCTATGAATTAAGATAAGCTCATGTTTTCTATATAAAGAGGTGTATACCTCAAAACATGATGCATGGAAATTGTGCTTTCTACTCTGAATCTTAGTTCATTCATTGTTGTGAATAGTTTCCGTTATCCTCAACTATCTTTTATGTGCAATCTTCCACCTCTTgataaagtaaatattaatttttgttttcatacaTGTTCTCAACATCTTGTAAGATGGTTGTCATTGTTTGATAAAGATATGAATCTACCAACGGATTGTCTTGAAAATAGGTaaagtgaacaaagaggaaCTTGACCTTAACCGCGACTTGCCGATAGAACCAACACTATAAAGTTCTTTAACCTAAGAACAAAAGGAAAGCTCTCACAAAAAGAAACACTCAATTTGATTAATCTGAGTATTTTTCCTTTGAAGCTTACATGAGGTTCCTATTTATAGGCTAAGCATAACAACCCTTGATGCACATGTAGTGAATTCACACTAACATTTCCACTAGGCATTAATTACCCACTAAGCTTTTATTTGCTGCCAAAATTTACTTCTGTCAACCCTCTAACTATCATAATGTCCTAGGAAGCTCAAAAACACTCAAATCAGACctaaaaaagatgaaaagacaTCTGAGCTTATTACCTCATAATTAAGCATGAAAATTCCatggaaaataagaaaattggtCTTAAATAACAATTCGAACCATAAAACTAATTAACTCCAACCCATGAATACTTGTCTTGTGTATTCAGGATTTTGTCATGTTGTCTTCATGTTGGGCTCAAATTTTCATTAGCTTGTAGAAAAGTTACCCACTTGGGAGTAACCTCATGCACTTTGAGTTGAACTTTCCTTGACCTCCATAATTAGGCCTTACAAAATTTGTTTCATCCTCCTAGTCTTGGACCCAAtcttgtgatgcaatcctcccaaggagggaacccatcaccagagccatggctaggagactccaGGAAGATTTAGCCAGGGATGCAAGAGAAGCTAGGATTTTCATGAGCCTCAGGATACATTTTGGGCCcataggctaagtatgagtccacatatctttgtaaatattatatttgggtttcattattttttgggccttgtatttaagggtctatagtgtagggagggtaccccagCAGtttagggtaccctagtaaaTATAAgatttcaacccttgtattttagggcacctagactagtttttgtattagcgGTAGTCTTGTAATTtcgcatgcattaagtgcactatttgatgtgtatgTTAGGAGAgcaatttaattgaattgggagaagcccaatccaattaaatttcagaCCAGCCTAAAGGGGAAGTGAGcttttgcttgctacaccccattgccacgtcatatagtcacactttgagtacacttagtggagaatcttgaatttgatcttggattagtgggttgaaccatagctgaaattcactaatcataattagtgaaattttggctccaaatttggctccacaaattcaaattcaagtgaattttgaatagaaattcaaatttccctccaattttgtgtgacacttaggctataaatagaggagTTGTGTGTGCATTTTCGAACTATGatgatttgagaaattagactttaaagttcatacctcattcttcctcttctctctctcaaaatttcgtgctcctttctccctctccctccactcatcttctcctaccttcaagctcttatccatgacttcctatggtggtgagcttgttcttgactcatcttctccttgaagttgTGTCTCCAATCAtgtttcctccttctccattctgttgCCATtgatattctaaaataaaaggactccattaatgaagaagatccaaggcccacaagctctacatggaaccacatcatgtggtatcaaagcatcttcatctaggtgatgttcttttgcttcctctatattttgtttggtcaattcactttaattcattgttcttcatcatcttctccGTGTATCTCcttcattgtcttgtggtttgatgctatttagagtagattaaaaaaaaaacgattaaatcttagatttacacttgttcttgcatttctatggttcaaattttatagatctactcttaaatcatgtttttgtgttgattttaggttctatcatttttcagtcataatcttcttgtgcagaacctttagatctcaattttgttgcaaaatattgattagaaaagaaaacaaaaaaatctaagtgtaaatcacttcattcatgttgtcttagagtcatgtttagtcataataattgtaacattatgttctaagtttgtgttgaattttgattttgttgattgaattatatatacttttgttcatgtattcttgtaattcttagcctatcatttgaatattggatctaattcataacatgttctaaatcaattcctagaagtaatcttgttgttgatttttttttgttttctaagtttcctatatgatgcctatgatgaaattgagttgtgctgttgagttgtggctggatttgtgaatcaaaataagtcttaagctctcttaaATTGTGTTATCcaagacaattgagcataagcaaacacaaattgtaactatccaaaccttaagcaacataaacactactcttgatttctaggttgaaattttgGTCGCTGTCAGTTTTGGCACACCGTCTTCTTAACTCCGCTATGGCTTGAATACTTtatttttgagctgaaattttaactggatgaaatagacatctggaaaaaaatggaaaaagaatgaacaaaaaaagaaaaaataaattagcgAGAAAAGGTGATAAAGATTAACGTCAAAATACATGTTcagaacaacaaaaaataaaataaaaatgtgtatgcttgatttgcttgaaaattgttcattattttgagttgtattacaAGCCTATTTTACTTCTTGGAGTTGTTCATCTTTTAGATGTGTTGCCAAGTTGACATAACTAGAATTTTGCTTTgagtcttgtttttaatttgtcaatctaatctagtgcgattctaggacttcctttgtgttccaccTTGGCTTGTGGTGCTatccttttgctttatttttccttgaatctcattgaattaatttcatgttaaatttccttttggtttagcattcatttcatcttttggtttcttgcctgtcttcttcttttttgtgtttaagtGTTGCCTACAATAAGGATTAGAAGAGGAAATTGGTGCATTGCTTGAAGGAAGATTTATGAGTCTTAGAGGTTAACCATCTTAGGAGCACCATTGGATTTGAAGCAACCAAAGCCTCaccaaattttgagtgaaacacttgagaaaacaaacaagcattgaagacaaatttgaagaccttaattgctttgctaaatttgttttaatagaACGATTGAGTGCTGAAttttttctattgcaattccttgtatttggacattcttcaagagaccacccaaacctctatttgtgtgtaatagctTAGTGTAAACCATATAGAATAAGTGAAGAGCCAGTTGGGACCTCCAAAGGGTCATCCAATCCTTCACATAGGAAATCGTCTAGCttgctttaaatttcctttaccttctatTGTCAAACCGTCTAGATAGCTtgctttttaccaattagtttttgccttatctttcacacctcttttagtgtttattttggctagtttcaatcatagtttcttttaccttttgttttcaaacccccaacaagaaagaaccacaacttaggaaccaacatgattcttcattcttcatctagtgttaatggtgagggttctactcctaaggaccccatGTAtaggatattagatgagttgagatcccttaaattgtggaaagaaacacaagagagaaaagaaaaaggaaaaaaaaagagtggaagaaataagtaaagatgaaagagagaaaataagaaaggagaaagaagaaaattaatgaaagaattAGGAAGAGGAAGAAATGCTTCCTATGGTAGTTATGAGTCTTGTAAAAGTTTGAGTGAAGAGTTAAGTTACTACTATGGAGGTTGGCATAGGTCCCATACTAGACCTCACTcctaaagaagagaaaaggatagaaggtctGAAGAGGTTAaaattagcctcccatatttccatggaaaagataatgttgaggcctacctagattgggaaatgatgGTTGATCATCTCTTTTCTTGgcatcatattagtgaagagagaaaagttccattggctacccttagcttccaagggtatgccctctattggtggacttcccttgttacagaaagaaggattcatggggatcctctagtagagtattggaatgatcttaagagtgatCTTAGGAAAAGGCACATTCCCTCTTACTATGAAAGAAATCTTATGGTCAATCtgcaaaggcttagacaagggagtatgagtgtcgAAGAAtgtagacaacaaatggaactactccttttaagagttggacttagggaggaggaaagaacaagcataactaggttccttagtgggcttaatatggaagtgaggaacaaggttgaactctttccatatagggacctagatagTCCAAGTTTGTATAAGAGtaaagcaacaacttaaaagatagtcttcttcaaaatcttatgactttcactcttatccaaggaaggaccaagcgcaaggcatcttaggggttgaaccttctaagcccaaaggtGATAAGGGGAATACAATAGAAAAGAAACCCTCTAAGGCTAGTTCCCAagcaaggactagcaacattaaattcttcaaatgtcttgggagaggtcacattgtctctcaatgccccacaaagaaaaccataatTATGAAGgctcaagacatttatagtagtcaagaggatgatggaagcttgcttgtggagcttctatggaggctggatctttgagcttcaatgaggtccttcaatggtgattttacaccatggagatgcagtggaaggcaaaggagaagaggagaggggaggcaccatccactggggaataagccaaggaagaaggagcttcaccaccaagaatttccttggataagaagcttgaagaggatgctttaatggaggaaaagaaagaaagaaggggggagcacgaaattgaaggaataaaagagggagagaagtggaactttgaagtgtatctcataagactttcattcatcaaagttacaacaagtgttacacatgcttctatttatagactaggtagcttccttgagaagctttctagagaaaacttccttgagaagcttctttgagaaaacttccttgagaagctagagcttagctacacacacccctctcataactaagttcacctccttgagaagcttccttaagaagattcctaaagaagctagagcttagcttcacacacctctctaatagctaagctcacctccttgagatgagaagctagagcttagctacacaccccctataatagctaagctcacccctatgaaaaaatacatgaaaatacaaaaaattccctaatacaaagactactcaaaatgcctcgaaatacaaggctaaaaccttatactactagaatggcaaaaaatacaaggcccaaacgaaggaaaaacctattctaatatttacaaagataagcgggctcatacttagcccatgggctcgaaatctactcTAAGGctaatgagaaccctagggccttcccttggatctctggctcaatctacttggagtcttctatccaatgcccttgcggggtaggattgcatcagaggAGACCTCTTCcctttcctctagtggaagtgaagatgaagcaaGAGGTGAaaagtctagtgaggaagtctatgcccatgaagaaggtgacctaaTGGTTATAAGGCTCCTTGGAAgccaatcttgtgatctatccctATCCCAAAGAAAGAACACCTTTcgtacaagatgcaaaattttagataaaacttgttctctcattgtggataatgGATCTTGTTACAATTGTTGTAGcataagattagtttccaagtttaacctcactatcattccccacccaaaaccttataaacttcaatggctcaatgagcaaggggaaatgatagttaaccaacaagtgaatgtacctttctccattgggacatataaggatgaagttatttgtgatatagttcccatggaggtagGGCATATTCTCTTAGGAAGgccatgacaatttgataggaagatcatgtagaagcaagcttcatgatgaatcaagattgattcaaagagttttgatgataacaaagatgatgacaaaaagctcaaaagtcaaaaacacttcatgataacaaagatgatgatctcaagaatcaaagaatgagttcaagattgaatcaagtacacttcaaggatcaagaggaaagttgaattcaagaatcaagaatcaagtttcaagattcaagttccaagaatcaagatcaagattcaagactcaagattcaagaatcaagagaagacttaatcaagataagtattaaaaagctttttcaaaaactgagtagcacatgaatttttctcaaaagaacaaaggactaaccacctgaattcttttgtggctcccttctcccttgtcaaagaattcaaaacgacatagtctgagaattcttttgattcttccctttcccataaacaaaagatttcaaaggactaaccgcctgagaattcttttgtttcccccttcacaaagtttcaaaggactaaccgcttgagaactttgtcttaacacattggagggtacatcctttgtggtacaagtagagggtacatcctttgtggtacaagtagagggtacatctacttgggttgttgtgactgagaacaagagagggtacatctcttgtggatcagttctagtggaggatacatccactaggttgttcaaagagaacaagggagggtaaatcccttgtggatctttgcttgtaaaaggatttttacaaggttgaaaagaaatctcaaggaccgcaggtcgcttggggattggatgtaggcacgggttgttgccgaaccagtataaaactcttgtgtttgtcttcttcttccctacactctttaatttacgctgtgcactttaataatcgcttttacttttggttaagtttttatttctattctttattttcttaacaacatagtcaaagcctaagaagggtagatttttaattagtaaaggttcagtaataattaattcaacccccccttcttaattattccgaggccacttgatccaacaagtggtatcagagcaggtttcttgtagaaagtttaaccattttaagattcatggcctcttcaaatcCTTTgattcctgaaggaaattccattcatagaccacccattttcaatggtgagggttaccattattggaaaacctgtatgcagattttcattgaagccatagatttaaacatttggga includes these proteins:
- the LOC100526988 gene encoding uncharacterized protein LOC100526988, whose amino-acid sequence is MGTSLLRSHDCLQGHHDALSPTPSSIRSQRNPNPSPNPYQTRRRRLHDGDRSGMVVKGPSANLVMGHVKILKRGETLSAETRGGDDEGFDLVLGSTNRLGPDPSSVPVPGFLAMRR